The genomic stretch CACGGCGCCGAGTACGGCTGGAAGATGATGCACGGAAAGCTCGCCAAGACACTCGAGAAGGCGTCGAACAACCCGGCCCTCAAGGCCTGAACACCGAGCCCCCACCCATGAACATCGTCTTCTGGATTCTTCAGGCCGTCCTCGCGCTGCTGTTTCTCGCGGGCGGGTCGTACAAGGCGTTCTCGTTCCAGCAGCTCTCGAGCCAGTTCAGCGAGGTCCCCCTCGGGGCCTGGCGGGCGCTCGGCTTCCTTGAGATGGCCGGTGGCGTGCTGCTCATCATCCCGGCGGCGTTCAAGTGGATGCCCAGCCTCACCGCGCACGCGGCCGCGGTGCTCACGTTCGAGACGTTCGCGCTCGCCGTGCTGTACGCGCGTCATTCAACGAAGATGACGCCCGAGAACCCGATGCTCTGGTCGCTCGTGATGGGTGTGCTGATCGCCTTCGTGGCGTACGGCCGCTACATCCTCAATCCGGTGGTGGCAGCCGCCGCGTGACGCAATGACGGACGATGCCCGCGACATCGCCCGTGAACCCAGCGCGGGCGCCAACGCGCATCACGGAACAGCCGCCAGCAGAGAGGGCTTCTCGGAGCCCTCGGGCAGCCACAACGAGCCCAGCTCCAGCGTCGAGGACGGGAAGGGGTCGGCACGCACCAGCGAGTCATCCTCGTAGCTTCCCGTCAGCAGCCAGCCCCGCTTGACGCGCTGGTACACCTCCAGCGTGCGCGCGGCGGGGTCCACCAGCCACACGTGAGACACGCCCGCTCGAGCGTAGAGCGGCAGCTTGCGCGCGCGGTCCAACGCGGCGGTGGAGGGCGTCAGCACCTCGCAGACCCAG from Myxococcus xanthus encodes the following:
- a CDS encoding DoxX family protein, with translation MNIVFWILQAVLALLFLAGGSYKAFSFQQLSSQFSEVPLGAWRALGFLEMAGGVLLIIPAAFKWMPSLTAHAAAVLTFETFALAVLYARHSTKMTPENPMLWSLVMGVLIAFVAYGRYILNPVVAAAA